Below is a window of Ktedonobacteraceae bacterium DNA.
GTATTTGCTGAACTGACTTTTTGCGAGAGGTTTGAGTTATCCATCAGTACTCTTTCTAATGAGGAGTAACAACTGGTCTTTGCAAATAGAACGGGGAGGGGATAACCTGGGTAACGGTGAGAAATGAAGGATACGTTTTCGCCCGAGGAAACGCTTACTGCAATTCATACTCCTGCCATTCGGATTGTTGTGCGTCCTGATTCGTCAATACTGGATAGCTCCAGGACCGTTGACTATGTTCGCTCATATTGCTCTCGTACTTGACCTTCTTAATAAGTGGAAGCAGGACGCACAGGTTAATAATGTCCGCCACGTCGATATTCTTCCATGTCGATAAGGTTCCTCTCTCCTTAATGACAAGATAGCCCCTATACTCGCCAATATAGCCGAGTTTTTCCCAGGGAAGGTTCTTCGGCGTTTCTTTCAGGCTAAGTCCTTGCGAGTTTACATTGAGCGCACCAAAGTTAAGCGTCTCACCTGCTTTATACGTCGCAAGGGCTTTAGGGAGCAGGTATTGGGTCACTTCTCTCTCGATCTGTTTGCCAAGTATCCAGAACCCGCTTGTTATGCGGTCGAGCACCACCGGCTCTTCATCTCCTGGTGGGTAAAGTAGATACTGCTGTGGAGAGTTAGAAGTTCCTGTAGCGTAGATTTTTTGCACGCCTCTAACCTGGTCCCAGCGGATGGCCTGTACCTGTTTCCCCTTGATGGAGATTATCCCATGC
It encodes the following:
- a CDS encoding DUF6585 family protein, yielding MISIKGKQVQAIRWDQVRGVQKIYATGTSNSPQQYLLYPPGDEEPVVLDRITSGFWILGKQIEREVTQYLLPKALATYKAGETLNFGALNVNSQGLSLKETPKNLPWEKLGYIGEYRGYLVIKERGTLSTWKNIDVADIINLCVLLPLIKKVKYESNMSEHSQRSWSYPVLTNQDAQQSEWQEYELQ